One window of the Candidatus Cloacimonadaceae bacterium genome contains the following:
- a CDS encoding class I SAM-dependent methyltransferase, whose translation MQYDPIKDRVSEIIRLFPAVRKVFYTVLDMILLRQRYVKRGIQKYAPAGEEFLFYDAGAGFCQYSHFVLKRWRRARVFATDLKCGFLSDFAFTATASFPGRFSYFPADLQYFTPKNKYDMALAIDILEHIEDDRAVLKNFHEALKDGGHLIISTPSDTDEAAKFTEEHVRPGYNKAKLEDKLRDAGFEIVESLYSYGFWGALAWRVMIKHPLLLLQRSKLLLLPVIPYLILLYPIFELMMRLDMKTMNKSGTGILIVARKVVC comes from the coding sequence ATGCAATATGACCCGATCAAAGACCGCGTCTCGGAAATCATCCGGCTGTTTCCCGCTGTTAGAAAGGTTTTCTACACTGTTTTGGACATGATTCTTCTGCGTCAGCGATATGTGAAACGTGGCATCCAAAAATACGCTCCTGCCGGCGAGGAATTCTTATTCTACGATGCCGGAGCGGGCTTTTGCCAGTATTCACACTTCGTGTTGAAGCGCTGGCGGCGGGCAAGGGTCTTTGCCACTGATCTCAAATGCGGATTTTTAAGCGATTTTGCTTTTACCGCAACGGCTTCGTTTCCGGGTAGGTTCTCCTATTTCCCTGCCGATCTTCAGTATTTTACTCCTAAGAACAAATATGATATGGCACTCGCCATCGACATCCTTGAACACATCGAGGATGATCGGGCGGTGCTGAAAAACTTCCATGAGGCTTTGAAAGATGGAGGACATCTGATCATCTCCACCCCCTCGGACACCGACGAAGCGGCAAAATTCACCGAGGAACACGTCCGCCCCGGATACAACAAAGCGAAGCTCGAGGACAAGCTGCGCGATGCCGGATTTGAGATTGTGGAAAGCCTTTACAGCTATGGATTCTGGGGTGCGCTTGCCTGGCGTGTGATGATCAAACACCCGCTACTGCTTTTGCAGCGTTCCAAATTGCTTTTATTGCCAGTGATCCCATATCTGATCTTGCTTTATCCCATCTTCGAATTGATGATGCGGCTGGATATGAAGACAATGAACAAAAGCGGCACGGGGATCTTGATCGTGGCGCGGAAAGTGGTGTGTTAG